A genomic region of Branchiostoma lanceolatum isolate klBraLanc5 chromosome 4, klBraLanc5.hap2, whole genome shotgun sequence contains the following coding sequences:
- the LOC136433572 gene encoding multifunctional methyltransferase subunit TRM112-like protein, whose amino-acid sequence MLLSFRTTMRLLTHNMLTSHVKGVTNGYPLKLQAENIKVMSVDFNPEFVARMIPKLEWQALVQAAESIGHLGDLPRELVPEYESNEEFLKMAHHVLMEVEVIEGNLECPETGRKFPIKNGIPNMLLNEDEV is encoded by the exons ATGTTGTTGTCGTTCAGAACAAC CATGAGACTCCTAACACACAACATGCTGACTTCCCATGTTAAAGGGGTCACCAATGGGTATCCTCTCAAGTTACAG GCTGAAAACATCAAGGTCATGTCTGTTGACTTCAATCCTGAGTTTGTGGCAAGAATGATCCCCAAACTGGAGTGGCAGGCACTGGTCCAAGCAGCAGAAAGT ATTGGACATCTAGGGGACTTGCCACGAGAGTTGGTGCCAGAGTACGAATCAAATGAGGAGTTTTTGAAGATGGCACATCATGTCTTAATGGAG GTGGAAGTAATAGAGGGAAACCTGGAGTGTCCAGAGACTGGCAGGAAATTCCCCATCAAAAATGGCATTCCCAACATGTTACTGAACGAAGATGAAGTATGA
- the LOC136433568 gene encoding kelch domain-containing protein 2-like, with translation MEGAMAAEQAPCLPRERSGHVAVMWGTRMFVWGGYVDEDPQEGADWDRYLPTEELWIYDTETQTWTKEMTSGQYPPAMSGSCSALLGGFMYIFGGHYDMANSNKLFRLNLRTLEWQGVEGKGIPPSQRDKLGCWVYERKLIYFGGYGFRPQSPLRGQFEPDEAVGLGLRGWNNHLCVFDTVAEEWYQPETTGEVPVPRAAHACARIDNKGYLFGGRYLETRMNDLHCINLDTWEWSGRITVPGGLPLGRSWHSLTPISTNQLFLYGGFTTQCQPLSDGWVLDTNTHEWMNLDYLATDKPRWVHVNVVPIYSCIMFTFIER, from the exons ATGGAGGGAGCAATGGCAGCAGAGCAGGCCCCATGTCTGCCCAGGGAGAGGAGCGGACATGTGGCTGTGATGTGGGGAACACGCATGTTTGTCTGGGGAGGATATGTG GATGAGGATCCTCAAGAAGGTGCAGACTGGGACAGATATCTCCCAACTGAAGAACTCTGGATCTATGATACAGAAACCCAGACATG GACAAAGGAGATGACCAGTGGCCAGTACCCGCCAGCCATGTCAGGCAGCTGCTCTGCTCTGCTGGGGGGCTTCATGTACATCTTTGGTGGGCATTACGACATGGCAAACTCTAATAAG TTGTTTAGATTGAACCTGAGAACCCTTGAGTGGCAAGGTGTGGAGGGCAAGGGTATCCCTCCCAGTCAGAGAGACAAGCTGGGCTGTTGGGTATATGAGAGAAA ACTGATCTATTTCGGGGGTTATGGCTTCCGCCCACAAAGTCCACTGAGGGGACAGTTTGAGCCAGATGAGGCAGTTGGGCTG GGGTTGAGGGGTTGGAACAACCACCTGTGTGTTTTTGACACTGTTGCAGAGGAGTGGTACCAGCCAGAAACAACA gGAGAGGTCCCAGTTCCACGGGCAGCCCATGCCTGTGCTAGGATAGACAACAAAGGGTATCTGTTTGGTGGAAGATATTTG GAAACCAGGATGAATGATTTACACTGTATCAACCTAGACACATGGGAGTGGAGTGGCAG AATCACAGTCCCGGGTGGCCTTCCATTGGGGAGATCATGGCATTCCCTAACTCCCATCTCTACCAACCAACTCTTCTTATATGGAGGCTTTACCACACAGTGCCAGCCTCTAA GCGATGGCTGGGTActggacacaaacacacatgaatGGATGAACCTAGACTACCTAGCAACAGATAAACCCAGGTGGGTACATGTCAATGTTGTGCCTATATATTCATGCATAATGTTCACATTTATTGAACGATGA